Proteins found in one Mucilaginibacter gracilis genomic segment:
- the uvrA gene encoding excinuclease ABC subunit UvrA: MKIAAEKDSQKYILIKGARVHNLKNMDVEIPKNKLVVITGMSGSGKSSLAFDTLYAEGQRRYVESLSSYARQFLGRMNKPDVDYIRGIAPAIAIEQKVITSNPRSTVGTSTEIYDYLKLLFARIGRTISPISGHEVKKDTVTNVVNFIGALPNDTTITVLCPLHPHNNRSLKEELAVLMQKGFVRVEYRGKLARIESMLEDIEVGNETLKDDEELKIVIDRINKNDEDETLSRAADSAQTAFFEGKGDCYVRYQQPDGDTEKEQFFCDRFELDGMRFEEPSANFFSFNNPYGACKKCEGYGKVIGIDEDLVIPDKSKTIYEGAIAPWRGEKMREWNDKLVKESLKFDFPIHRQYNQLTEKQQQLLWKGNKYFRGLDEFFKELEEQTYKIQYRVLLSRYRGKTNCPECKGSRLRQDASYVKIDGKSITDIVLMPLDKAFEFFRDLKLNEHDNTIGKRLLVEIINRLNFLNDVGLGYLTLNRLSNTLSGGESQRINLATSLGSSLVGSIYVLDEPSIGLHPRDTQKLIGVLKSLRDVGNTVIIVEHEEEIMQAADYLIDIGPEAGTHGGELIFTGTYDEILTDQHSLTGKYLSRREEIAIPKHRRPWTDFIEIKGARENNLKHVDAKFPIGVLTVVTGVSGSGKTSLVKRILAPAIQKALGNYTGEQTGSYDSIEGDYKKIEQVEMVDQNPIGRSSRSNPVTYVKAWDEIRNLYASQTAAKAAGLKPSAFSFNVEGGRCDTCQGEGEVKIEMQFMADIFLTCETCGGKRFKQHVLDVTYNEKNVDDVLNMTIDEALEFFAKETKIISKIKPLVDVGLGYVHLGQSSNTLSGGEAQRIKLASFLVKGNNANKTLFIFDEPTTGLHFHDIKKLLKSFDALLEHGNTIIVIEHNMDVIKCADWVIDIGPEGGNNGGKVVFEGVPENLIKEKKSYTGKYLKERF; the protein is encoded by the coding sequence ATGAAGATAGCAGCAGAGAAGGATTCACAAAAATATATATTGATAAAGGGTGCCCGTGTCCATAATCTTAAAAATATGGACGTCGAAATCCCAAAAAACAAGCTTGTGGTTATTACAGGCATGTCTGGTTCGGGTAAGTCGTCGCTCGCTTTTGATACCTTATATGCCGAAGGGCAACGCCGTTATGTAGAGAGTCTTTCGTCATACGCCCGCCAGTTTTTGGGCCGAATGAACAAGCCCGATGTTGATTATATCCGCGGTATTGCGCCCGCTATTGCCATTGAACAAAAGGTAATTACATCAAACCCGCGCTCAACCGTAGGTACATCAACCGAGATATACGATTATTTAAAACTACTTTTTGCACGTATAGGGCGTACCATCTCGCCAATATCGGGCCACGAAGTAAAAAAAGATACCGTTACCAATGTGGTAAACTTTATAGGTGCTTTACCTAACGATACCACCATTACCGTTTTGTGTCCGCTGCACCCGCATAATAACCGCAGCCTAAAAGAAGAACTTGCTGTGTTAATGCAAAAGGGTTTTGTACGGGTAGAGTACCGTGGAAAGCTGGCGCGTATTGAAAGCATGCTGGAGGATATAGAAGTTGGTAACGAAACTTTAAAAGACGACGAGGAACTTAAAATAGTTATTGACCGGATTAACAAAAACGACGAGGATGAAACTTTAAGCCGCGCTGCTGATAGTGCCCAAACTGCTTTTTTTGAAGGTAAGGGCGATTGCTATGTGCGTTACCAGCAGCCGGATGGCGATACCGAGAAAGAACAATTTTTTTGCGACCGGTTTGAGCTGGACGGTATGCGCTTTGAAGAACCATCGGCCAACTTTTTTAGCTTTAACAACCCTTACGGAGCCTGCAAAAAGTGCGAAGGCTACGGCAAGGTAATTGGTATTGACGAGGATTTGGTTATACCCGATAAAAGCAAAACCATTTACGAAGGAGCCATAGCCCCCTGGCGTGGCGAAAAAATGCGCGAGTGGAACGATAAGTTGGTAAAAGAATCGTTAAAGTTTGATTTTCCAATCCACAGGCAATATAACCAGCTTACCGAAAAGCAACAGCAGCTTTTATGGAAAGGCAACAAGTATTTTAGAGGCCTCGACGAATTTTTTAAGGAACTGGAAGAGCAAACCTATAAAATACAATACCGCGTGTTGCTATCGCGCTATCGCGGAAAAACCAACTGCCCCGAGTGCAAGGGCAGCCGCTTGCGCCAGGATGCATCGTACGTTAAAATTGACGGCAAATCAATAACCGATATTGTTTTGATGCCGTTGGATAAAGCCTTCGAGTTTTTTAGAGATTTAAAGCTGAATGAGCATGATAACACAATTGGCAAGCGTTTACTGGTTGAAATAATAAACCGCCTCAACTTTTTAAACGATGTGGGCTTAGGTTATTTAACCCTAAACCGTTTATCAAACACGCTTTCGGGCGGCGAATCGCAGCGTATTAATTTGGCTACTTCGTTAGGTAGCAGTTTGGTAGGTTCAATTTATGTACTTGACGAGCCCAGCATCGGGCTGCACCCACGCGATACCCAAAAGTTGATAGGTGTTTTAAAGTCGCTGCGCGATGTTGGCAACACGGTAATTATTGTTGAGCATGAGGAGGAAATTATGCAAGCCGCCGATTACCTTATTGATATTGGCCCCGAAGCCGGCACGCACGGGGGCGAACTGATATTTACCGGTACTTATGATGAAATATTAACCGACCAGCACAGCCTCACAGGTAAATACTTGAGCCGCCGCGAAGAAATAGCCATACCCAAACACCGCCGCCCCTGGACGGATTTTATTGAAATTAAAGGTGCCCGCGAAAATAACCTTAAACATGTTGATGCCAAATTCCCCATTGGGGTTTTAACTGTGGTAACGGGCGTATCGGGCTCGGGCAAAACAAGTTTGGTTAAACGCATACTGGCCCCAGCCATACAAAAGGCTTTGGGCAACTACACCGGTGAGCAAACCGGAAGTTACGACAGTATTGAGGGCGATTATAAAAAAATTGAACAGGTTGAAATGGTGGATCAAAACCCTATAGGCCGTTCGTCGCGCTCAAACCCGGTAACTTATGTAAAAGCCTGGGACGAGATACGTAACCTATATGCCAGCCAAACGGCGGCAAAGGCGGCGGGTTTAAAGCCTTCGGCATTTTCGTTTAACGTGGAGGGTGGCCGTTGCGATACCTGCCAGGGCGAAGGCGAGGTAAAGATAGAAATGCAGTTTATGGCCGACATTTTTTTAACCTGCGAAACCTGCGGTGGCAAACGCTTTAAACAGCATGTGCTGGATGTAACCTACAACGAAAAAAATGTTGACGATGTACTGAACATGACCATTGACGAGGCGCTTGAATTTTTTGCCAAAGAAACCAAAATCATCAGCAAAATAAAACCTCTGGTTGATGTGGGTTTGGGTTATGTACATTTGGGCCAGTCGTCAAATACATTATCAGGTGGCGAGGCGCAGCGTATTAAGCTGGCATCCTTCCTGGTAAAGGGCAACAACGCCAATAAAACACTGTTTATTTTTGATGAGCCTACTACAGGCTTGCACTTTCACGATATTAAAAAGCTCCTCAAATCGTTTGATGCCCTGCTTGAGCACGGCAACACCATTATTGTTATAGAACACAATATGGACGTAATTAAATGCGCCGACTGGGTGATAGATATTGGCCCCGAAGGCGGCAACAACGGCGGCAAGGTTGTTTTTGAAGGCGTGCCCGAAAATTTAATCAAAGAAAAAAAATCGTATACCGGGAAATATTTGAAAGAGCGGTTTTAG
- a CDS encoding RNA polymerase sigma factor → MDFQLTSDQDLIHLYIAGDESGLQELIRRYQAKIYTSIYLLVKDEYLAEDIFQDTFIKVINTLKAGRYNEEGKFLPWVIRIAHNLVIDHFRREKRTPVINNGDDFDIFEVLGRYDESIEDKLVREQTHRDLKTLIHLLPSEQKEVLIMRHYGDLSFKEIADITEVSINTALGRMRYALNNLRKMLQSKESSLKLNN, encoded by the coding sequence ATGGATTTCCAATTGACGAGTGACCAAGATCTGATCCATCTATACATAGCGGGCGACGAGAGCGGTTTGCAGGAGTTGATACGCCGCTACCAAGCTAAAATTTATACTTCTATTTATCTGTTGGTTAAGGACGAATACCTTGCCGAAGATATTTTTCAGGATACGTTTATTAAGGTTATTAATACCCTAAAAGCCGGCCGCTATAACGAAGAAGGTAAATTTTTACCCTGGGTGATACGCATAGCGCATAACCTGGTGATTGACCATTTTAGAAGAGAGAAACGCACACCCGTAATTAACAACGGCGACGATTTTGATATTTTTGAAGTGCTGGGCCGCTATGATGAAAGTATTGAAGATAAACTGGTGCGCGAACAAACCCACCGCGATTTAAAAACACTGATACACCTTTTACCATCAGAACAAAAGGAAGTATTAATTATGCGCCATTACGGCGATTTAAGCTTTAAAGAAATTGCCGATATTACCGAAGTAAGCATTAACACCGCCCTTGGCCGTATGCGTTATGCGCTCAATAATTTGCGCAAAATGCTGCAAAGTAAAGAAAGCAGCCTTAAGCTCAATAACTAA
- the nth gene encoding endonuclease III, with the protein MLKPERYRHFVEYFAKNQPVAETELHYTNPFQLLVAVILSAQCTDKRINQVTPALFERFPTPELLAASTPDEVFTYIRSVSYPNNKAKHLVGMAKMLVDVFHGEVPSDINQLQKMPGVGRKTANVIASVVYDVAAIAVDTHVFRVSNRIGLTTNANTPLAVEKQLIKHLPQNTLAIAHHWLILHGRYICVARSPKCDVCPLTWFCKYYERTHTETYLLKQEAAQIKKAEAAKKKRKIDVISLELKKRSVDKDI; encoded by the coding sequence ATGTTAAAACCCGAACGCTACCGCCACTTTGTTGAGTATTTTGCAAAGAACCAGCCCGTTGCCGAAACCGAGTTACATTATACCAATCCGTTTCAATTACTTGTTGCTGTTATCCTCTCTGCCCAGTGTACTGATAAGCGCATCAATCAGGTTACTCCGGCATTATTTGAGCGTTTCCCTACGCCCGAATTATTAGCGGCTTCTACACCCGACGAGGTGTTTACCTACATCCGCAGCGTTAGCTACCCCAACAACAAAGCCAAACATTTGGTTGGCATGGCCAAAATGCTGGTTGATGTTTTTCACGGCGAAGTACCGAGCGACATTAACCAACTGCAAAAAATGCCGGGCGTTGGCCGAAAAACAGCCAATGTTATTGCATCTGTAGTTTACGATGTTGCTGCCATTGCGGTAGATACACACGTGTTTAGAGTATCAAACCGTATTGGCTTAACAACCAATGCCAATACCCCGCTAGCGGTAGAAAAGCAATTAATAAAACACCTGCCCCAAAATACTTTAGCTATTGCCCACCACTGGCTTATTTTGCATGGCCGTTATATATGCGTTGCCCGCAGCCCAAAATGCGATGTTTGCCCACTTACCTGGTTTTGTAAATATTACGAGCGCACCCACACCGAAACCTACCTGTTAAAGCAGGAAGCGGCCCAAATAAAAAAGGCCGAGGCCGCTAAAAAGAAACGTAAAATTGATGTAATAAGCCTGGAGCTAAAAAAGCGAAGTGTGGATAAAGATATTTGA
- the recA gene encoding recombinase RecA has protein sequence MSSVEKLKALQLTLDKLEKSYGKGTIMKLGDTAIEPIEVISTGSLGLDIALGVGGLPKGRVIEIYGPESSGKTTLAIHAIAECQKNGGIAAFIDAEHAFDKYYAKKLGVDVENLLISQPDNGEQALEIADNLIRSGAIDIIVIDSVAALVPKSEIEGEMGDSKMGLQARLMSQALRKLTGTISKTGCCCIFINQLREKIGVMFGNPETTTGGNALKFYASVRLDIRRVSQIKDTDEVSGNRVKVKIVKNKVAPPFRIAEFDIMFGEGISKAGEIIDLGVEYEVVKKAGSWFSYGETRLGQGRDAVKQLILDNPELMEELEGKIRAVVTGEKLEKV, from the coding sequence ATGAGTAGCGTAGAAAAATTAAAAGCATTACAACTTACTTTAGATAAGCTGGAAAAATCATACGGTAAAGGTACCATTATGAAATTGGGCGATACCGCCATTGAACCCATAGAAGTTATTTCAACCGGGTCGTTAGGTTTGGATATTGCCCTTGGTGTTGGCGGTTTACCTAAAGGCCGTGTAATTGAAATTTACGGACCGGAATCATCTGGTAAAACAACTTTAGCCATACATGCTATAGCCGAGTGCCAAAAAAATGGCGGTATTGCTGCCTTTATTGATGCGGAGCATGCTTTTGATAAATACTACGCCAAAAAATTAGGTGTAGATGTTGAAAACCTTTTAATATCTCAGCCAGATAACGGCGAGCAAGCTTTAGAAATTGCCGATAACCTAATCCGCTCGGGTGCTATTGATATTATCGTGATTGACTCGGTTGCGGCATTAGTACCGAAGAGTGAAATTGAAGGCGAGATGGGCGACTCTAAAATGGGTTTACAGGCACGTTTAATGTCGCAGGCTTTGCGTAAGCTAACCGGCACCATTAGCAAAACCGGATGCTGCTGCATATTTATTAACCAACTGCGCGAAAAAATTGGTGTAATGTTTGGTAACCCCGAAACTACCACCGGTGGTAACGCCTTAAAGTTTTATGCTTCGGTACGTTTGGACATCCGCAGGGTATCGCAAATTAAAGATACCGACGAGGTATCGGGCAACAGGGTTAAGGTTAAAATAGTGAAAAATAAGGTTGCACCGCCTTTCCGCATAGCCGAGTTTGATATTATGTTTGGCGAAGGTATATCCAAAGCCGGCGAAATTATTGATTTGGGCGTTGAATACGAGGTTGTTAAAAAAGCAGGTTCGTGGTTTAGCTATGGCGAAACCCGCCTTGGCCAGGGCCGCGACGCAGTTAAACAATTAATATTGGATAACCCCGAATTGATGGAAGAACTGGAAGGAAAAATTAGAGCCGTTGTTACCGGCGAAAAACTGGAGAAAGTTTAA
- a CDS encoding deoxyguanosinetriphosphate triphosphohydrolase — MQWDKLLSAKRWGYEDRYTDNYADARSEFQRDYDRLIFSSPFRKLQNKTQVFPLPGSVFVHNRLTHSLEVASVGRSLGRIFYNKLRESEPDIDTRLPLMSEVGNIIASACLAHDLGNPAFGHSGEAAMSYYFTDGDGLIYKDKVTAEQWADLTHFEGNANALRILTHPFTGRGNGSYALTYSTLASIAKYPCAAVAGNIKGVINQKKYGFFQSEQAGFEKIAGELNLMKVSDEPLIYQRHPLVYLVEAADDICYNVIDLEDAHRLSILSYQEVEELLLPLCNSENMPKYLANIEDEDAKISYMRARAINTLIQECSEIFYREQDNIMNGAFNQSLMDVIAEPYQSVLKKIEAVSIKKIYNYASVVQIEIAGYKVMNGLLEEFIPAYLENRSKYHEKLIALIPKQFLTHNADVYSKIQTVLDFVSGMTDIYAVELFRKIKGISFPSMS; from the coding sequence ATGCAATGGGACAAGCTTTTATCGGCCAAACGATGGGGCTATGAAGACAGATATACCGACAATTATGCAGATGCCCGCTCGGAATTTCAGCGGGATTACGACCGGTTAATCTTTTCATCTCCGTTTCGTAAGTTGCAAAACAAAACGCAGGTTTTTCCGCTTCCGGGTAGTGTATTTGTTCATAACCGGTTAACGCATAGTTTAGAGGTAGCCAGCGTTGGCCGCTCGCTGGGGCGGATATTTTACAACAAGCTCCGCGAAAGCGAACCCGATATTGATACCCGGCTGCCTTTAATGAGCGAAGTGGGCAATATTATTGCCTCCGCATGTTTAGCTCACGATTTGGGCAACCCCGCCTTTGGCCACTCGGGCGAGGCGGCAATGTCATACTATTTTACCGACGGCGACGGCCTTATTTACAAGGACAAAGTAACGGCCGAACAATGGGCGGATTTAACACACTTTGAGGGTAATGCCAATGCACTGCGCATATTAACACATCCCTTTACGGGCCGGGGTAATGGCAGTTATGCCTTAACTTACAGTACGCTGGCTTCTATAGCAAAATACCCTTGTGCAGCGGTTGCGGGTAATATTAAGGGCGTTATCAATCAAAAAAAATACGGCTTCTTCCAATCAGAACAGGCGGGTTTTGAAAAAATAGCGGGCGAATTAAATTTAATGAAGGTTAGTGATGAGCCCTTAATATACCAACGCCACCCGCTGGTTTACCTTGTTGAAGCGGCAGACGATATTTGCTATAATGTGATTGATTTGGAAGACGCACACCGCCTGAGTATATTATCGTACCAGGAAGTGGAAGAACTGTTGCTGCCCTTGTGCAATAGTGAAAACATGCCCAAATACTTAGCAAATATTGAAGACGAGGATGCTAAAATAAGCTATATGCGCGCAAGGGCAATCAATACGCTGATACAAGAATGTTCGGAGATATTTTACAGAGAACAGGATAACATTATGAATGGTGCCTTTAACCAATCGCTGATGGATGTTATTGCGGAGCCCTACCAATCGGTACTAAAAAAGATAGAGGCGGTATCAATCAAAAAAATATACAACTATGCATCGGTTGTACAAATTGAAATTGCGGGTTATAAGGTTATGAATGGCTTACTCGAAGAGTTTATTCCGGCCTACCTGGAAAACAGATCGAAATATCACGAAAAGCTGATAGCACTTATCCCCAAACAGTTTTTAACGCACAATGCCGATGTTTATTCGAAAATACAAACCGTGCTTGATTTTGTATCAGGCATGACGGATATTTACGCGGTAGAGCTTTTCAGGAAAATTAAAGGTATTTCGTTCCCGTCCATGAGTTAA
- a CDS encoding MutS-related protein — protein sequence MEQQIIADYNQRIAAAQEQVNKYKKLVDTYSFTRLGAFLLLLVLAVVSAVWVDYIMLSVSVFAFILVFGWLVSKQNGYDAQLLFFKNLKIVNENEVSSITSRLNIYANGDQYSDDKHYYTADLDIFGPSSLFQLVNRCATTPGNNMLAGWFNAPSKKEVILSRQKAVEELAAKKDWKLNLQASLLFATKHDKEQLKRLFAYLNLPIVIPHEKLLVNYIKVAPIVILLSCVASFFYHDAIYLAVVIGLVNARITTANNSLVDKADILAGRIGKELSNYAEAFKVIENESFTSAHNQAVADKITNQQNGAVSANIKALSRLINDLNIRLNFILAAVFNVFLLWNVRQLIAIENWKRNNHASIEGAFDGLAEFEAILSVAGLHINYPEWCFPQIADGEAYTLSAKGIAHPLISSKTRVENDYELEDSLNIDIITGSNMAGKSTFLRTLGINTVLALSGAPVCAQRMEVSVITIISYMRIKDSLNESTSTFKAELDRLQMLLAAVEGPEKIFFLIDEMLRGTNSVDKYKGSKAVIEQLIHKKGVGLVATHDLQIALLEQKYPRYIRNFYFDIQVINGEMIFDYKMKHGECKTFNASLLLKQIGIDVDAED from the coding sequence ATGGAACAACAGATAATTGCCGATTATAACCAACGCATTGCAGCAGCGCAAGAGCAGGTTAATAAATATAAAAAACTGGTTGATACCTATTCGTTCACCAGGCTGGGCGCATTTTTACTTTTGCTTGTATTGGCCGTAGTGTCTGCCGTTTGGGTTGATTATATAATGCTATCGGTATCTGTATTTGCATTTATTTTAGTGTTTGGCTGGTTAGTATCCAAACAAAACGGGTACGATGCTCAATTGCTGTTTTTTAAAAATTTAAAAATTGTTAACGAGAACGAGGTAAGCAGTATTACGAGTCGGCTAAATATTTATGCTAATGGCGACCAGTACAGCGACGATAAACATTACTACACTGCCGATCTGGATATTTTTGGTCCTTCGTCTTTATTTCAATTAGTTAACCGTTGTGCAACTACGCCGGGCAACAATATGTTGGCGGGGTGGTTTAACGCGCCATCAAAAAAAGAGGTTATCCTGAGCCGGCAAAAAGCCGTTGAAGAATTGGCGGCTAAAAAAGACTGGAAGCTTAACTTGCAGGCATCCCTGTTATTTGCCACCAAGCACGATAAGGAACAACTTAAACGTTTATTTGCCTATCTTAATTTACCCATCGTTATTCCGCACGAAAAGTTGTTGGTAAACTATATTAAAGTAGCGCCAATTGTAATTTTACTAAGTTGTGTGGCTTCGTTTTTTTACCACGATGCCATTTATTTAGCTGTAGTAATTGGTTTGGTAAACGCGCGTATAACTACAGCAAACAATAGTTTGGTAGATAAGGCCGATATTTTAGCGGGCCGCATTGGCAAAGAACTAAGTAATTATGCCGAAGCATTTAAAGTAATAGAGAACGAAAGTTTTACCTCGGCACATAACCAGGCTGTAGCCGATAAAATAACCAACCAGCAAAATGGCGCGGTATCGGCAAATATAAAGGCGCTCTCAAGGCTTATTAACGACCTCAACATTAGGCTCAATTTTATTTTGGCTGCTGTATTTAATGTGTTTTTGCTTTGGAACGTTAGGCAGTTAATTGCTATTGAAAACTGGAAACGTAATAACCACGCCAGCATAGAGGGTGCTTTTGACGGTTTGGCCGAATTTGAAGCCATACTAAGTGTTGCAGGTTTGCATATTAATTACCCGGAATGGTGTTTCCCTCAAATTGCCGACGGCGAGGCTTACACCCTATCGGCAAAAGGTATTGCCCATCCTTTAATCAGCAGCAAAACGCGGGTTGAAAATGATTATGAGTTAGAAGATAGCTTAAACATTGATATTATCACCGGCTCTAACATGGCAGGTAAAAGTACCTTTTTGCGTACTTTGGGTATCAATACTGTACTGGCTTTAAGCGGTGCCCCGGTGTGTGCACAGCGTATGGAGGTTTCGGTAATTACCATTATCAGTTACATGCGAATTAAGGATTCGCTTAACGAGAGTACATCAACCTTTAAAGCCGAACTCGACCGGCTGCAAATGCTGTTGGCCGCTGTAGAGGGCCCCGAAAAAATATTCTTTTTGATTGACGAAATGCTGCGCGGCACCAATTCGGTAGATAAGTATAAGGGATCTAAGGCGGTTATTGAGCAATTGATACACAAAAAAGGCGTAGGCCTTGTTGCCACGCACGATTTACAGATAGCACTTTTAGAGCAAAAGTATCCCCGCTACATTCGCAATTTTTACTTCGATATCCAGGTAATTAATGGCGAGATGATATTCGATTATAAAATGAAACACGGCGAGTGCAAAACCTTCAACGCATCCCTATTGCTGAAACAAATAGGTATTGATGTGGATGCAGAAGATTGA
- the rlmH gene encoding 23S rRNA (pseudouridine(1915)-N(3))-methyltransferase RlmH, with the protein MKITLLTVGKTEDAYLKDGIEKYLKRLKHYIKFEVIDLPELKNTKALTQEQQKAKEAELLFKNISATDYVMLLDEGGLQHTSVQFADLLNKKMIASVSNLVFIIGGPYGFDGSIYKRANDKLSLSKMTFSHQMVRLFFVEQVYRAFTILKGEPYHHQ; encoded by the coding sequence ATGAAGATCACTTTATTAACTGTTGGAAAAACCGAAGACGCTTATTTGAAAGATGGCATTGAAAAATATTTAAAACGGCTAAAGCACTACATCAAATTTGAAGTTATCGACCTGCCCGAGCTTAAAAACACCAAAGCCCTAACACAAGAACAACAAAAGGCTAAAGAAGCTGAATTACTATTTAAAAACATTTCGGCAACTGATTATGTAATGCTGTTAGACGAGGGCGGTTTGCAACATACATCTGTACAGTTTGCCGACTTGCTGAATAAAAAGATGATTGCTTCGGTAAGCAACCTGGTGTTTATTATTGGCGGCCCCTATGGTTTTGACGGTAGCATTTACAAAAGGGCGAATGATAAACTATCGTTATCTAAAATGACGTTTTCGCACCAAATGGTACGCCTTTTTTTTGTGGAGCAGGTTTACCGCGCTTTTACCATTTTAAAAGGCGAACCTTACCATCACCAATAA
- a CDS encoding cation diffusion facilitator family transporter codes for MSAGHDHSHSHGIGHHHHDHAPKIDHINTAFVLGIILNSAFVIIEVAMGIISGSLSLLTDAGHNLSDVASLALALLAFKLTKVGSNKKYTYGYKRSTIIVSLVNASILIAGIAVIVYEAIMRFIHPVHDMAGGTIAWVAFIGIGVNAFTAYLFTRGGGKDKEKDLNVKGAYMHMAVDAIVSLGVVISGLVIYFTGLYWIDSIVSIIIAVIILGGTWSLLKDSLRLALDGVPKEMSLEKIKKELLKVKGVVDVHHMHVWALSTTENALTAHLVVEKDDMPQFDHIKHELRHALEHLEISHSTFEPEFSNEKCKQVDC; via the coding sequence ATGTCAGCAGGTCACGATCATAGTCACAGCCACGGAATCGGTCATCATCACCACGATCATGCCCCAAAGATAGATCATATTAATACCGCCTTTGTTTTGGGCATCATACTCAATTCGGCCTTTGTAATTATCGAAGTTGCAATGGGTATTATAAGCGGTTCGCTATCGTTATTAACCGATGCCGGTCATAATTTGAGCGATGTGGCCAGCCTTGCCCTAGCTTTGCTGGCGTTTAAATTAACCAAGGTTGGTTCAAATAAAAAATACACCTATGGTTATAAACGTTCAACCATTATCGTATCGTTAGTAAACGCATCTATACTTATTGCAGGTATAGCCGTAATTGTTTACGAGGCCATTATGCGCTTTATACACCCCGTGCATGATATGGCCGGCGGTACCATTGCCTGGGTTGCCTTTATTGGTATTGGCGTTAATGCTTTTACAGCATACCTATTTACCCGCGGCGGCGGCAAGGATAAAGAGAAGGACCTTAATGTAAAAGGTGCCTACATGCACATGGCGGTTGATGCCATAGTATCGTTAGGGGTAGTTATATCGGGTTTGGTTATTTATTTTACCGGCCTGTACTGGATAGATAGCATTGTTAGTATAATTATTGCCGTAATAATATTAGGCGGCACATGGAGCTTATTGAAAGATAGCTTGCGCCTTGCGCTTGATGGTGTGCCCAAAGAAATGAGCCTGGAGAAAATTAAAAAGGAACTGCTTAAAGTTAAAGGCGTGGTAGATGTACACCACATGCACGTTTGGGCACTAAGCACCACCGAGAATGCTTTAACGGCCCATTTGGTTGTTGAAAAGGACGATATGCCGCAGTTTGACCATATTAAACATGAGCTTCGCCACGCGCTGGAGCACCTGGAAATAAGCCACAGTACTTTTGAACCCGAGTTTAGCAACGAAAAATGCAAGCAGGTTGACTGCTGA
- a CDS encoding four-helix bundle copper-binding protein: MRSLEECIEACLNCLKACEICATKCIEMGEKDHADCIKACRDCADICNLCLKWLSRQSAFAEDLCELCARICEACAKECDKHADMHEHCRRCAEACRRCAEVCK, translated from the coding sequence ATGAGATCTCTTGAAGAATGTATTGAAGCCTGCCTCAATTGCCTTAAAGCATGCGAGATATGCGCCACCAAGTGCATAGAAATGGGCGAAAAAGACCATGCAGACTGTATTAAAGCTTGCCGCGATTGCGCCGATATTTGTAACCTTTGCCTTAAATGGTTAAGCCGCCAATCGGCCTTTGCGGAAGATTTGTGTGAACTGTGTGCCAGGATATGCGAAGCATGTGCCAAAGAATGCGACAAACATGCCGATATGCACGAACACTGCCGCCGTTGCGCCGAAGCTTGCAGGCGTTGCGCTGAAGTTTGTAAATAG
- a CDS encoding DUF5606 family protein, with product MNLHGIVAVSGKPGLWRALAQNKTGFILESLDAQKIKLVANLSTAKLAALDEITIFSYDEDIRLKDVLAKMKTAANVPDTKADGNKLRAFFREVAPDHDEEKVYSSDMKKIVGWFHILKDMPLFNEEEPAIAEPVAVEAPVAEETVTAEAPLAEAEPEVVATEKPKAAKAPKKKKTE from the coding sequence ATGAATTTACACGGAATTGTTGCAGTATCGGGCAAACCAGGTTTATGGAGGGCATTGGCCCAAAATAAAACCGGTTTTATTTTAGAGAGCCTCGACGCTCAAAAAATAAAATTGGTAGCCAACTTATCAACTGCTAAACTGGCTGCTTTAGATGAGATAACCATTTTTAGCTACGACGAAGACATTCGTTTAAAGGATGTTTTGGCGAAAATGAAAACCGCCGCAAATGTGCCAGATACGAAGGCCGACGGTAATAAACTGCGTGCTTTTTTCAGAGAAGTTGCTCCGGACCACGATGAAGAAAAAGTATATTCGTCGGACATGAAAAAAATTGTTGGCTGGTTCCATATCCTAAAAGATATGCCTTTGTTTAACGAAGAAGAACCAGCAATAGCAGAACCTGTAGCAGTAGAAGCACCGGTTGCTGAAGAAACTGTAACAGCAGAAGCCCCACTTGCGGAAGCCGAACCAGAAGTAGTTGCCACCGAAAAACCAAAGGCTGCAAAAGCTCCTAAAAAGAAGAAAACAGAATAG